In Desulfosporosinus youngiae DSM 17734, the genomic stretch AATCTGTCTTATCCCTCCTTTTCCATAATTATGTAATGATATATAAACATAATATTATTATAATGTAAAAAAATCAACAATTATTCCAATTTATCTAAAATCTAGGATACTGGAAAGCCTCCAGGGTCAGGATAGTATGCTTAATCTAGAGGGAGTTCAGTTGATCATTAAACAGGCCTAAGCAAAACAAGATGAAAGGTGATTTTCCTTTCATCTTGTTTTGCTTAGGCCTGTTTCAATTTTCAAGGGGAAGAATTACAGATTGACAACCTTGGAAGAGAGTGTGTTCCTGTCGGGGCTGTCCATGATATGCTTTACGACTTTAACCACAGTAGCCGGAGAACTGGTCAGTTTGACCACTCGGAACTCTCTGGATTTTTCACCATATAAGACATTGAGAATAGTCAAGACCTTTCCTTTAGCGGCAAAGAATGCTGCCGCATTATTGGCACCACGCAGTTCCGGTGCACACAGTTGTTCAATTTCCTGACCTAGCTTGGCTAGTTCAGAATGAAAATCAAAATACATAAGAACCTCCTTAAAATTCCCTCAATGGTTATTATTCTATTTAGAAAACCTGGCCGGCGCTCACGAAGACACAGTCTTCGCGCGAATTAGCCTTCTAGTTAGCCTTCGGGTGCAGGCGGATGCCATGTTGCACCTATGCTTCAGAAAGTATATAAATGATCTATTTGGAAGGCGTTGGTAAAACTAAACACACACGATGTTATTATATGCTCTGGGAAGACTTTTGTGAAGTATTCCCAGGCAAAAAGAAACGACCGTTCCCCGGTGCAATACCGGGAAACGGTCTCATCTGCATTAAACCAGAGCAGGATAAAGAAAACTTGGACGGTTCCAGAATCTCTGCTTGGCCATGGCCTTGATAAATCTGCTGGCAAACTCCGGACCTGAATCCGTGACGATCCCCTCATCAGCCAATAAGCCCAGCGGTTCCAGTACAGCCTCACCCTTTTGCATGATGCCGATGGGTTTGAAGTGATTGTAGATATCCGTGGTGAATTTCTGGGCTGTATATGTAAAATAGGGGGTGATATTGCCGCTTCCTACGATAAGTATTCCGTCATAGACAAGTGGGGAACCGGTTAAAAAGCTGTCATGGATTTCATAGGTTACCCCCTCGGTTCCACTGACCATCCCCAAGGTATCGTGGACAATGACCACTCTTAATTTGGCGGCCGACAAATCCTCCAACAATTTGCTTACGCCGGGACCATCGAAGCCTTGAGCGAGGAACACCGCGACGCGCAATGTATCCGGCACAAAAATCGTATTATGCAGGCTAAGGGCCGGAGATGACTTCGTCACAGGAGATTCCTCAACATCCGCCGGCACAGTTGTGCCTAATTCCTTGGAAACACTCTTGGCCAGTTCTGTGCTGATATGAGCAAGCAGATCAACCCATTCCTGCCGGACAAAGGGTCCGCATTTGCCAAGCTCAAAGCAGTAAGCGCCGATAATCTGACGCTTTTCAACCTCAGTCATACTATTCCAGAACATTCTTGCCTGGGAGTAATGATCTTTAAAGGATGAAGCTGTTGATCTTACCTTATGTCCTTCTATGGTCGATGGATACGTGACAAACCCGCCTTGGGTGCCTGGTACCGTAGACGGTGTATTATTGGCAAGCCCATTGCGGTGATAAGCAACTTTTCCCCGATCAATAACCAGCCTCGAAGCGCCGTCACGCTGATTATTGGCAAATGGACAGACTGGACGATTGATCGGCAGTTGTTGATGATTTGGACCAAGCCGTGCCTGCTGGGCATCGGTATAGGAGAACAATCTCCCCTGAAGGAGCGGATCATTGGAAAAGTCAATCCCTCTCACAATATTCCCAGGGTGAAAGGCACTTTGTTCGGTTTCAGCAAAAACATTTTCCACATTGCGGTTAAGAATGATCTTGCCAATTTTGCGTAAAGGAATCTCTTCTTCCGGCCACAATTTCGTCGGATCTAACAGATCAAAATCATAGGCAAATTCATCTTCC encodes the following:
- a CDS encoding catalase encodes the protein MKDNRSNKKREQLEPFIHESEGKQMTSNEGITISDDENTLTAGERGPTLIEDFLSREKLAHFDRERIPERVVHARGYGAHGEFQPYESLADLTMADFLQDPNKKTPLFVRFSQVVGSKGCNETNRDVRGFSIKFYTDEGNFDLIAINMPVFFIQDAIKFPDLIHAVKPEPDTEYPQGQTDHNTFWDFMANNKETAHMSLWIASNRAFPKSFRTMEGFGVHTFRLVNKDGKSHFVKFHIKPLLGVHSLIWDEAQRLGSDADFHRRDLWENIDIGNYPEYEMAIQVIKEEDEFAYDFDLLDPTKLWPEEEIPLRKIGKIILNRNVENVFAETEQSAFHPGNIVRGIDFSNDPLLQGRLFSYTDAQQARLGPNHQQLPINRPVCPFANNQRDGASRLVIDRGKVAYHRNGLANNTPSTVPGTQGGFVTYPSTIEGHKVRSTASSFKDHYSQARMFWNSMTEVEKRQIIGAYCFELGKCGPFVRQEWVDLLAHISTELAKSVSKELGTTVPADVEESPVTKSSPALSLHNTIFVPDTLRVAVFLAQGFDGPGVSKLLEDLSAAKLRVVIVHDTLGMVSGTEGVTYEIHDSFLTGSPLVYDGILIVGSGNITPYFTYTAQKFTTDIYNHFKPIGIMQKGEAVLEPLGLLADEGIVTDSGPEFASRFIKAMAKQRFWNRPSFLYPALV